In Micromonospora cremea, the genomic window GCGCATCACCATCGACGGGTCGATCCGGGCGTCGGCGGCGATGGCCCGGATCGTGGCGCGCTCGTACCCGTCCGCCGCGAACCGTTCGCGAGCGGCTCGCAGGATCGCGGCTCGGGTGGCGTCCGAGCGGCGGGGTTGGGTCGGGTGGGCGGGCGCTGTCATGTCAACGACCGTATGCCAACGCCTGTTGACACACAATGAGCGGCGACCTAGCGTTGCCAACAAGTGTTTGCCAACAACTGTTGGCAACGGTCGTCCGGGAGGTGGCCATGCTGCCCACGCATACCGACGTTCTGGTGGTTGGCGCCGGCCCCACCGGCCTCGCCACCGCGCTGACACTGGCCCGCCGCGGAGGGGAGGTGATCGTGGTGGACCAGCTCGGCAGCCCGCCGGTGACCTCCCGCGCGGCCGTCGTGCACGCGTACACCCTGGAGGTGCTGGACCGGATCGGCGCTGCGGCGCCGCTGATCGGCCAGGGGGTGCGGGCGCCGCGCTTCACGGTCCGTGACCGGGACCGGGTGCTGCTGTCGGTCCCGTTCCACCAGTTGCCGTCCCGCTTCCCCTACGCGCTAATGGTCTCCCAGTCGGTGACCGAGGCCGTGCTCACCGAACGCCTGGCCGACCTCGGCGTCCGGGTCCGGCGGCCGTGCCGGCTCTCCGATCTGAGTCGCACCGCGGACGGGGTGCTCGCGCAGGTCGACGGGGCCGGGGTGCGCGCCCGGTTCGTGGTCGGCGCGGACGGCCTGCACAGCACGGTCCGGCAGTTGGCCGGCATCGGCTTCACCGGCCCCAGCGACGAGGAGTCGTTCGTGCTGGCCGACGTCCGGGTGCGCAGCGCCCTGCCCCGCGACGAAGCGGCGCTCTTCCTCGCCCGGTCCGGGCCGCTGATCTGGGCGCCGCTCCCGGACGGGGTGGTGCGGCTGGTCGCCGCCGTGCCGGCGGCCCCGGCCGAGCCGGACCTGGCGTACCTCCAGGCGCTGCTCGACGAGCGCGGCCCGGCGCGGCGACCCGACCGGGTGACCGAGGTGCTCTGGGGATCCCGGTTCCGGGTGCACCACCGGATCGCCGACACCTTCCGGGCCGGACCGGTGCTGCTGGCCGGCGACGCCGGGCACGTGCACAGCCCCGCCGGCGGGCAGGGCATGAACCTCGGCATCTGCGACGCGGTGGCGCTCGGCACCGCTCTGGCCGACGTGCTCGGCGGCGGCCCGGAGACGCTGCTCGACGACTACACCGCCCGGCAGCGCCCGATGGCCGAGGACGTGCTGAGCTTCGCCGCCGGGCTGACCCGGCTGGCCACCCTCTCCCCGGCCCGCCGGCCGTTCCGGGACGTGCTGCTCCGGCTGCTCGGTGCCCTACCGCCGGCCCGGCGCCAGATCGCGCTGCGCCTGTCCGGGCTGTCCCACCGGGAACGAACACCGGGCTAGGCCCGCAGTGTCCGCCACGCTGCCAGGGTGACCAGTGCGAACGTCCCGGCCGCCGCATCCGCCACCGGCACGGTTCCGTACGCCGAGGCGACCAGACCGGCGAGCGCCGCTCCCACCGGTGCGGTGAGCAGCCCGACCATCCGCTGGGCGGCACCCACCCGACCGAGCAGGCCTCTCGGCACGTGCCGCTGTCCGTACGACGCCCACAGGCTGTTCCACACCACGGTGCCGGCGGCGAAGACGGCCAGCGCGATCCCGCCCGGCACCGGATGCCGGGCCAGCGCGAAGCCGGTCAGCGCGACGGCCTGCACGGCGAGCACCGCGCCCAGCGCGTGCACCGTGCCGAGCCGGGCGGCGAGCCGACCCGCGCCGAGCGCCCCGACCACGCCGCCGACGATCACACCCGCGGCGAACAGCCCGTACCCGGCCGGCGGCACCCGCAACACGTCCAGCGCGTAGAGCACCAGCACCGCCAACAGACCGCTGATCGCCAGGTTGCTCGCGGCGGCGAGCAGTGTGACCCGCCACAGTGTGCGGTGCCCACGTAGCCACCGCACCCCCTCGACGATCTCGCCCCACACCGACCCCCGACGACCTCCGGCTGCCGCGTGCGGCGCGGGTGTCGGAGTGAGGGCCAGGACGAGCAGGGCGGCCACGGCGAAGGTGACGGCGTCGAAGGTGAACGGGAGGGCGGGGGCGGCGGCGAAGAGAACGCCGGCGGCGGGCGCGCCGAGGAAGCCGCCGGCCACCGCCGTACCCGCCTGGAGCCGGCCGTTCGCCCGGGGCAGCGCGGCCGGCGGCACCAGCGCGGGCAGCAGCGCGAACGAGGCGGCGTCGAAGAGGGTGCCCAACGCGGAGAGGAGGAACGCGGCCACCAGCAGCGTCAGGATGCCGGCCCGGTCGAAGGTGACCGCCACGGCCAGCGCCGCCACCACGACGGCCCGTACCCCGTCCACCAGGGCCATCGTCCGCCGGCGGTCCCAGCGGTCCGCGTACACGCCGCCGAGCAGGCCGAAGAGCAGCGGCGGTAGCTGAGCGACCACGGTGACCGCCGCGATGACCCGGGGGTCGCGGGTCAGCGTCGCAGCCAGCAACGCCAGAGCCGGCGTACGCAGCGCGTCCCCCAACCGGGAGGAGACGGTGGCGGACCAGAGCAGCCGAAAGTCCCGGCCGAGAGCGGAGGTGGTCATGGCGGTGACCGTGCGGGTTCGACCGGGTCGAGGGTCAAGCCGCTGGGCGAAAGGGGGACGCACGTCTCGGTGATCATCGGTACGGTGGGCGCCGGCATCGGACCGGGGAGAACTCAGGCGTGGACCACACCTTCCAGGTCGACCTCCGTGGCGTGGTCGACCTGCTCAGTCATCACCTCTACGGCAGCCCGCGGGTCTACGTCCGCGAGCTGCTGCAGAACGCGGTGGACGCGATCACCGCGCGACGTGCGAACGAGCCGGACGCTCCCGCGCTGGTCCGCATCGAGCCGCCGGACATCACCGGCGACGGCACGCTGCGGGTGCACGACACCGGCATCGGCCTCACCGAGGCGCAGGTGCACGAGCTGCTGGCCACCATCGGCCGCAGTTCCAAGCGCGACGAGCTGGGCTTCTCCCGGCACGAATTCCTCGGCCAGTTCGGCATCGGCCTGCTCTCCTGCTTCCTGGTGGCCGACGAGATCCAGGTGCTCACCCGGCACGGGGACCACCCCACGGTCCGCTGGACCGGGTACGCCGACGGCCGCTACGCGGTGACGGTGGCGCCGCCGGAGGCCGCCCGCGCCGAGCCGGGCACGACGGTCACGCTGGTGCCCCGCCGGGACGCCGACCAGTGGTTCAGCACCCCGACCGTCACCGACCTGGCCCGGCTCTTCGGTGCCCTGCTGCCGGTCACCGTCCGGGTCGGCGACGTGGTCACCACCACCGGCGAGCCACCCTGGCCCACGACGGCGGGAGCGCCGGTCGACCGGGCCGCGCTGATCCGGTACGCCCGGGAGATGCTCGGCGTCGACCCGTTCGACGTGGTGCCACTGACCGTGCCGGAGGCCGGGCTGACCGGTGTCGCCTTCATCCTGCCCACCCCGGTGAACCCGGCGGCCCGGGCCGGGCATCGGGTCTACCTCAAGCGGATGCTGCTCACCGAGCACGCCGACGGGCTGCTGCCGGACTGGGCGTTCTTCGCGCACTGCGTGGTGGACGCGACCGAGCTGCGCCCGACCGCCAGCCGGGAGGCCCTCTACGAGGACACCCTGCTGACCTCCACCCGGGAGGCGCTCGGCGACCAGGTACGCGGCTGGCTGGTCCGGCTGGCGCGGCACGACCCGCACCGGCTGGCCGAGTTCCTCCAGGTGCACCACCTCGGTGTGAAGGCGTTGGCGCTGCACGACGACGAGATGCTGCGGCTGGTCGACCGGTGGTGGCCGATGGACACCAACGTCGGCACGCTCACCCTCGCCGAGTTCCGCGAGCGCTACGGGGTGCTCCGCTACGCGGCGAGCCTCGACGAGTTCCGCCAGCTCGCCGCGGTGGCCGCCGCGCAGGACCTGGCGGTGGTCAACGCCGGCTACACCTACGACACCGAGCTGATCGAGCGGCTGCCGGTGGTGGACCGCTCGGTGCTGATCGAGCGGCTGGAGCCGAGCGACCTCACCACCCGCTTCGACGGCCTCGACCCACAGGTGGAGCTGGCCCTGCGGCCGTTCCTCACCGCGGCGCAGCGGGCCGTCGAGCGCTCCGGCTGCGAGGTGGTCATCCGGGCGTACGACCCGGTCTCGCTGCCCGCGCTCTACCTGGTCAGCCGGTCGGCGGCGTTCAACGACCAGCTCGCGGCCAGCCGGGACCGGGCCGACGAGCTGTGGGGCGGCGTACTCGACGCGCTCGCCGCCACCGCTCCGCCGGACCGCCCGCAGTTGGTGCTCAACCACCGCAACCCGCTGGTCCGCCGGGTCACCATGCTGGCCGACCCGGAGCTGGTCGGGCTCGCCGTCGAGGCGCTGTACGGGCAGGCGCTGCTGCTCGGCCACCATCCGATTCGCGCGGCCGACGCCGCTCTTTTGAACGATTCCTTCCTCGGCCTGCTCGGCCGGGCCGTTCCGGGACGGGAGTGAGCATGGGCGACGAGGATCTGTGGCGGGTGCTGCGCGGCATCGCCGACATGCCGTACGGGGCGGGGCAGATCGCCGCGCTGGAGCAGTTGCTGCGCCGGGTGGACGCCGCGGACGACCGGCACCTCGCCTTCGTCACCCGGATGCAGGCCACCACCGGGTACGTCTACGGCGGTGAGCCGGCGAAGTCCTTCGTGACCTTCTCCTGGTGCCTGTCCGAGTTCGACCGCGATCCGCAGCCCTACCACCAGCGCCACCTGCACCAGCTACTGTGGCACTTCAAGTACATGGTGTCCGGCCTGCTGAAGTTCCCCGAGGTGCCACTGGACCGCACGTACGCGGTGCTGGACGACATGGAACGGCGCTACAAGGGGGGCGGGCACAGCCTGCAGACCGTCCACAAGCACCGGTTCCGGGTCGCCGACCACGTGGGCGACGCCGAGGCGGCCGCGCACTGGTACCGGCTCTGGCAGACCACCCCGCGCGACGAGCTCTCCGACTGCGCCGGCTGCGACCCGACGAGCCAGGTGGGCTACCTGGCCGACACCGGGCGGGACGCCGAGGCGGTGACGCTGGCCGAGCCGGTGCTCGCCGGTCGGCTCACCTGCACCGAGCAGCCGCAGGCGATCCTCACCGCGCTGCTCCTGCCGTACCTGCGCACCGGGCGGGGTGAGTCGGCGCGGGACGCGCACCGGGAGGCGTACCGCCGGCTGCGCGGCAACCTCGCCGACCTGTGGGACATCGGCGACCACATCGAGTTCTGCACGTTGACCGGCAACGAGGCGCGGGCGGTGGAGCTGGTCGAACGGCACCTGGACTGGTTGGACCGGCCGCCGTCGCCGGCCGCCGCGATGCACTTCGCGGCGACCGCCGCCGCCTCGCTGCGCCAGGCCGGCCTGATCGGCGCGCCGACCGTGTACCGCCGTGCCGCCGAGGGCCGGCTGGCCGGGGAGGTGCCGGCGCTGGTGCTCGCCGACGAGCTGGCGGAGACCGCGACCAAGCTGGCCGCGCGCTTCGACGCCCGCAACGGCACCGCGCACCAGTCGGAGTGGATCGCCCACCGGCTCGCCGTGCGGGCCAGCGGTGAGCACCTGCCGCTCTCCGCCAGCGTCCGCCGCCGCCCGGCCCGCCCGACCGGGGAGGAGCCGAGCATCCACCCGGACCGGGGTGCGCCACCGGCCGCCGCCGACCGGGCGCGGGCTGGCGACGGGACCACCGTGACCCTGCCCGCCGACGCCGGCCCGGACGAGCTGCTGGCCCTCGCCGAGGAGAGCTGGGGCCGGCACGACCGGGCCACCTTCCGGGCGGCGCTGGCCGCCTGCGACGAACGGTTCGGTACCGACGACCTGCCACCGCGCACGGTCGCGCACCGGCTGGCGCTGCGGGCGGCCGAGCGCGGCGACGAGGACGACATCCCGGGCGCGATCGAGATGAACCGGGCGGCGCTGAGCCGGTACCGGGAGGCGGCCGAGGAGTTGCCCGCCCAGGTGGTCGCCGGGCGGCTCGGCGTGCTGCTGACCCGCTCCGACGACGACGCCGAGGAGGGGCTGGCGCTGGTCCGAGCCGCTGCCGAGGCGTTGGAGCGGCTCGGCGACGCCCGACAGCGGGCCGCCGGGCATGACCGGGTGGCGCTGGCGCTGCTGCACCGGGAACGCTGGGCGGAGGCGCTCGACGCGCTCGACCGGGCGCCGGCCGACGCGGGCGGCGACCGGCACCTGGCGGCCCGGATCGCGCTGCATCGGGCACACCTGCTGGAGCAGTCCGACCGCGTCGAGGAGGCCCGCGCGGCCGCCGACGAGGCTCGCCGGATCGGTCGCGAGCTGGGCATCGGCGAGGTGATCACGGCGGCCTGCCTGACGTACGTCAGGACGGTGGACGATCCGGCCGACGCCGTGGCCGCCTGTGACGAGGCGTTGCGGGTGGCGCCGGCGGATGCGGAGCTGCCGGTCCGGGTCGCCAGGGCCCGGGCGCTGCTCTCCGCCGGGCGGGCCGCCGACGCGGTGGACGACTTCGTCGAGGCGGTGACGCTCTGCGTCGAGCGGGGCGCGCAGGGGGACGCCTTCCTGCGCTGGGAGCTGGCCAACGCGTACCGGATGGTGGGTCGGCTCGG contains:
- a CDS encoding FAD-dependent oxidoreductase; its protein translation is MLPTHTDVLVVGAGPTGLATALTLARRGGEVIVVDQLGSPPVTSRAAVVHAYTLEVLDRIGAAAPLIGQGVRAPRFTVRDRDRVLLSVPFHQLPSRFPYALMVSQSVTEAVLTERLADLGVRVRRPCRLSDLSRTADGVLAQVDGAGVRARFVVGADGLHSTVRQLAGIGFTGPSDEESFVLADVRVRSALPRDEAALFLARSGPLIWAPLPDGVVRLVAAVPAAPAEPDLAYLQALLDERGPARRPDRVTEVLWGSRFRVHHRIADTFRAGPVLLAGDAGHVHSPAGGQGMNLGICDAVALGTALADVLGGGPETLLDDYTARQRPMAEDVLSFAAGLTRLATLSPARRPFRDVLLRLLGALPPARRQIALRLSGLSHRERTPG
- a CDS encoding HSP90 family protein yields the protein MDHTFQVDLRGVVDLLSHHLYGSPRVYVRELLQNAVDAITARRANEPDAPALVRIEPPDITGDGTLRVHDTGIGLTEAQVHELLATIGRSSKRDELGFSRHEFLGQFGIGLLSCFLVADEIQVLTRHGDHPTVRWTGYADGRYAVTVAPPEAARAEPGTTVTLVPRRDADQWFSTPTVTDLARLFGALLPVTVRVGDVVTTTGEPPWPTTAGAPVDRAALIRYAREMLGVDPFDVVPLTVPEAGLTGVAFILPTPVNPAARAGHRVYLKRMLLTEHADGLLPDWAFFAHCVVDATELRPTASREALYEDTLLTSTREALGDQVRGWLVRLARHDPHRLAEFLQVHHLGVKALALHDDEMLRLVDRWWPMDTNVGTLTLAEFRERYGVLRYAASLDEFRQLAAVAAAQDLAVVNAGYTYDTELIERLPVVDRSVLIERLEPSDLTTRFDGLDPQVELALRPFLTAAQRAVERSGCEVVIRAYDPVSLPALYLVSRSAAFNDQLAASRDRADELWGGVLDALAATAPPDRPQLVLNHRNPLVRRVTMLADPELVGLAVEALYGQALLLGHHPIRAADAALLNDSFLGLLGRAVPGRE
- a CDS encoding MFS transporter produces the protein MTTSALGRDFRLLWSATVSSRLGDALRTPALALLAATLTRDPRVIAAVTVVAQLPPLLFGLLGGVYADRWDRRRTMALVDGVRAVVVAALAVAVTFDRAGILTLLVAAFLLSALGTLFDAASFALLPALVPPAALPRANGRLQAGTAVAGGFLGAPAAGVLFAAAPALPFTFDAVTFAVAALLVLALTPTPAPHAAAGGRRGSVWGEIVEGVRWLRGHRTLWRVTLLAAASNLAISGLLAVLVLYALDVLRVPPAGYGLFAAGVIVGGVVGALGAGRLAARLGTVHALGAVLAVQAVALTGFALARHPVPGGIALAVFAAGTVVWNSLWASYGQRHVPRGLLGRVGAAQRMVGLLTAPVGAALAGLVASAYGTVPVADAAAGTFALVTLAAWRTLRA